GAAGCAGTTCGTTTCCATCCCAGTCTACATTTAAAGGCTCGTCTATAGACACTTCCATTTTGGTTTTATTATTTCTTCTTAAATACATGAGAATTTCATTTTCAATACACCTGGAAGCATATGTAGCCAGCTTAATATTCTTTTCCGGATTAAATGTATTAATCGCTTTAATTAAACCGATTGTGCCAATAGAAATTAAGTCCTCCACCCCAACGCTGGTGTTATCGAATTTTTTTGCTATGTACACTACCAGCCTTAGATTATGCTCGATCAGGGAGGATTTCGCTTCCTTATCCTCCTCTGTTCCCAGCTTAGCGATCATTATGGCCTCCGCCTCGCTTTCTAAAGGCGGCGGCAGAATATCAGCTCCCCCAATGTAGTGAATTTCTCCCTGTTTTTGCAGAAGCATAGTTTTAAAGCTGGGAATCGCTTTAAATTGAAACTGATTTGGCACTGAAACTTTTATTATCATAGCAGATTTCCTCCTTGTTCTTTTCCTTCCTGTAAATCTTCATTTAACAGCATCTGATA
The window above is part of the Lachnoclostridium edouardi genome. Proteins encoded here:
- the sigE gene encoding RNA polymerase sporulation sigma factor SigE, giving the protein MIIKVSVPNQFQFKAIPSFKTMLLQKQGEIHYIGGADILPPPLESEAEAIMIAKLGTEEDKEAKSSLIEHNLRLVVYIAKKFDNTSVGVEDLISIGTIGLIKAINTFNPEKNIKLATYASRCIENEILMYLRRNNKTKMEVSIDEPLNVDWDGNELLLSDILGTDEDVIYKDLENEIEKNLLNAAISRLNPRERKIVELRFGLTNEDGCEMTQKEVADLLGISQSYISRLEKKIMSRLKKEIVRFE